One window from the genome of Myxococcales bacterium encodes:
- a CDS encoding cytochrome C oxidase subunit II, whose product MVAPTGNWWLPASLQEKKWVTLSFVWCMILFAMMPLWHFRGGQNPSGIRGKTTPAAFRARVDRFIKEYQVGTDHGYPLVAPPPGADIYLQAQMWSWTPVLKLKKNASYTLHLSSVDVNHGFSLYPVNLNFQVVPGYDYGLRITPNIAGEFNIICNEFCGILHHNMVGKVIVEE is encoded by the coding sequence CTGGTGGCGCCCACCGGCAACTGGTGGCTGCCCGCCAGCCTGCAAGAAAAGAAATGGGTCACGCTCTCATTTGTTTGGTGCATGATCCTCTTTGCGATGATGCCGCTGTGGCATTTTCGCGGCGGCCAAAACCCGTCGGGCATTCGCGGCAAGACGACGCCCGCGGCGTTTCGCGCCCGCGTCGATCGCTTCATCAAGGAGTACCAGGTCGGCACCGACCACGGTTATCCGTTGGTCGCGCCGCCGCCTGGCGCCGACATCTATCTACAGGCGCAGATGTGGAGCTGGACCCCGGTGCTCAAGCTCAAGAAGAACGCGTCTTATACGCTGCATCTGTCGTCGGTTGACGTCAACCACGGCTTTTCCCTGTATCCGGTCAATCTCAACTTCCAGGTGGTGCCCGGCTATGACTACGGGCTCCGCATCACGCCGAACATCGCGGGTGAGTTCAACATCATCTGCAACGAGTTCTGCGGGATCTTGCATCACAACATGGTCGGCAAAGTCATCGTGGAGGAATAG
- a CDS encoding SCO family protein, with product MMALPIAWVIVVRAWWAVAFYPIGRENAEWLQRTREVCFGAGPNQLPSAYGWIMLVAGPLLFLAAIVATFYDELQAELKHIVARAWGKGLAAVVVVAFVGQWFWIGAQVGEAQRLSAAVTNFLQDGDLPDYYPRTDVAAPKLALTDQFGARVSIDDFRGSNVILAFVYAHCATVCPTLVSQVMKAKAAAPQAKVMLITLDPWRDTPGSLPALAQKWSLPAQDVHLLSGDVPEVLAALTAWGMPFKRDERTGVIDHPGLVYVIDGEGVIAYKFNNPPVAWIAQGIARVAQAKE from the coding sequence GTGATGGCCCTCCCCATCGCCTGGGTCATCGTCGTGAGGGCTTGGTGGGCGGTGGCCTTTTATCCAATTGGCCGCGAAAACGCGGAATGGCTGCAGCGCACGCGCGAGGTGTGCTTTGGCGCCGGCCCCAATCAGCTGCCCTCGGCGTACGGGTGGATCATGCTCGTCGCCGGGCCGCTGCTGTTTTTGGCGGCGATTGTGGCGACGTTCTACGACGAGCTGCAGGCCGAGTTAAAGCACATTGTAGCGCGCGCGTGGGGCAAGGGCCTCGCCGCGGTGGTGGTGGTGGCGTTCGTCGGGCAGTGGTTTTGGATTGGGGCGCAGGTCGGCGAGGCGCAGCGCCTGTCGGCCGCCGTTACGAATTTCTTGCAAGACGGCGATCTGCCGGATTACTACCCGCGCACCGATGTCGCCGCGCCGAAGCTGGCGCTGACCGATCAGTTTGGCGCGCGGGTCTCGATTGACGACTTTCGCGGCAGCAACGTCATCTTGGCGTTTGTCTACGCGCATTGCGCAACGGTCTGTCCAACCTTGGTGTCACAGGTGATGAAGGCCAAGGCCGCCGCGCCGCAGGCCAAGGTCATGCTGATCACGCTCGATCCATGGCGGGATACGCCAGGTTCGCTGCCGGCGCTGGCGCAAAAGTGGTCGTTGCCGGCGCAAGATGTACACCTGCTCTCGGGCGACGTGCCCGAGGTGCTCGCCGCGCTCACCGCGTGGGGCATGCCGTTTAAGCGCGACGAGCGCACCGGCGTCATTGACCATCCCGGACTCGTGTACGTCATCGATGGCGAGGGCGTGATTGCCTACAAGTTCAACAACCCGCCCGTCGCGTGGATCGCCCAGGGCATCGCGCGTGTGGCCCAGGCTAAGGAGTAG
- a CDS encoding cytochrome b N-terminal domain-containing protein, translating into MTSSESSVAPAGHDAEPPSYDRVPAYLKWLLVPFVWLDRQFNRLYGSAYNPLYRSGTWATTFLLIALASGIYLLIFYRVSAPYESVKDMVAQPWLVGWVRSLHRYASDAAVVAVVVHILRMLAEGKTWGSRALAWLSGIVLVGIVLVVGFTGYVMVWDTQAQALALAGAKFMNQIPIFDREMGATFDNVTPPPTSFIFMNLIVHLLLPLFLFGVLWLHTMRVARAKWLPSRRVAIVIGGGLSLLALLVVAPLSARPDALVTQPTAKLDLFYSGWLLLQAWSSWVVWPLLLGLSGFMISVPWVLRPRAARRPAPSQHDERHCEGCSQCVSDCPFDAIEMAPRTLGTGPRWSRASIRACA; encoded by the coding sequence TTGACATCATCTGAATCGTCGGTTGCGCCGGCCGGCCATGACGCGGAGCCTCCGAGCTACGACCGCGTTCCGGCCTATCTTAAATGGCTGCTGGTGCCGTTTGTCTGGCTCGATCGGCAGTTTAACCGCCTGTATGGCTCGGCCTATAATCCGCTGTATCGCAGCGGCACGTGGGCGACGACGTTTTTGCTCATCGCCTTGGCCAGCGGCATCTATCTGCTGATTTTTTATCGCGTCAGCGCGCCGTATGAATCGGTAAAAGACATGGTGGCGCAGCCGTGGCTAGTCGGCTGGGTGCGCTCGCTGCATCGCTACGCCTCGGATGCCGCGGTGGTCGCGGTGGTGGTGCACATTTTGCGCATGCTCGCCGAGGGCAAGACGTGGGGCAGCCGCGCGTTGGCGTGGCTCAGCGGCATTGTGCTGGTGGGCATCGTGCTGGTCGTCGGCTTCACCGGCTACGTCATGGTATGGGACACCCAGGCGCAAGCCTTGGCGCTGGCGGGCGCAAAGTTCATGAACCAAATCCCCATTTTTGATCGCGAGATGGGCGCGACGTTTGACAATGTGACGCCGCCGCCGACGTCGTTCATCTTCATGAATCTCATCGTTCATTTGCTGCTGCCGTTGTTTCTCTTTGGCGTGCTGTGGCTGCACACCATGCGGGTGGCGCGCGCCAAGTGGCTCCCTTCGCGCCGCGTCGCGATCGTGATTGGGGGCGGCCTGTCGCTGCTGGCGCTGTTGGTGGTGGCGCCGCTCTCGGCACGCCCCGACGCCCTGGTTACGCAGCCGACGGCGAAGCTCGACCTTTTTTATAGTGGCTGGCTCTTGCTGCAGGCGTGGTCGAGCTGGGTGGTTTGGCCGCTGCTGCTAGGCCTCAGCGGGTTTATGATCTCGGTGCCGTGGGTGTTGCGCCCGCGCGCCGCGCGCCGGCCGGCGCCGTCGCAACACGACGAGCGCCATTGCGAGGGCTGCTCGCAGTGTGTCAGCGATTGCCCTTTTGACGCCATCGAGATGGCGCCGCGGACGCTGGGCACGGGTCCAAGATGGTCGCGCGCGTCGATCAGAGCCTGTGCGTGA
- a CDS encoding formylglycine-generating enzyme family protein: MAKLLLIVLVGLVPLAAASAPAITKPTPPPGMIAVPGGIYRPAFPTSPSENEVAVTPFFIDITPVTNRQYAAFVAANPMWRRSQAKRLLTDEGYLSHWVSDVGAKPAGADVPVVHVSWFAAKAYCRWKGARLPLEREWELLAAASDTAADGAKDEAMQRRILAWYARPTGPLGRVGEGEANFFGVHDLHELVWEWVYDFGSALVTSDSRDQGDASRSRFCGAGSAQASNPSDYATFMRLAFRSSLQAAYTTPNLGFRCARSISP, from the coding sequence ATGGCTAAACTCTTGTTAATTGTGCTGGTTGGCCTCGTGCCATTGGCCGCGGCATCTGCACCAGCGATAACAAAGCCAACACCGCCGCCCGGCATGATCGCCGTGCCAGGTGGTATTTATCGGCCCGCGTTTCCAACCTCGCCGAGCGAAAACGAGGTGGCGGTGACGCCATTTTTTATCGATATCACGCCGGTCACCAATCGCCAGTATGCGGCGTTTGTCGCGGCAAACCCCATGTGGCGGCGCAGCCAGGCCAAGCGCCTGCTGACCGACGAGGGTTACCTTTCGCACTGGGTCAGCGACGTGGGGGCGAAGCCGGCCGGCGCTGACGTACCGGTGGTGCACGTGAGCTGGTTTGCCGCCAAGGCGTACTGCCGATGGAAGGGCGCGCGCCTGCCGCTGGAACGCGAATGGGAGCTGCTCGCGGCCGCCAGCGACACCGCCGCCGATGGCGCCAAGGATGAGGCCATGCAGCGCCGCATCCTGGCGTGGTACGCGCGCCCAACTGGGCCCTTGGGCCGCGTTGGGGAAGGCGAGGCGAATTTCTTTGGTGTGCACGATTTGCACGAGCTGGTGTGGGAGTGGGTGTACGATTTTGGCTCGGCGCTGGTGACCTCCGATAGCCGCGACCAAGGCGATGCCTCGCGCAGCCGCTTTTGCGGCGCAGGCTCAGCGCAGGCGAGCAACCCATCGGACTACGCCACATTCATGCGGCTGGCATTTCGCTCCAGCCTTCAGGCCGCATACACCACGCCAAACCTTGGCTTCCGCTGCGCCAGGAGCATCTCGCCATGA
- the nirK gene encoding nitrite reductase, copper-containing, translated as MTKFKCLLGTTLIAIAAGACGGKSGGSSAGETKASGPVDSASIPMPEGAPIIAELTAPPNVPPPITRTTSAKVIVNLEVKELDMPISDGVSYTFWTYGGTVPGSFIRVRQGDVVEFHLQNHPSSKMPHNIDLHAVTGPGGGAASSFTAPGHESQFSFRAINPGLYVYHCATAPVPMHIANGMYGLILVEPPGGLPPVDREYYVMQGDFYTVGKYREKGLQPFDMQKSIDEHPTYVLFNGAEGSLLGDKALKAKVGEKVRIYFGVGGPNVTSSFHVIGEIFDHVYLEGGTKTQEQVQTTMVPSGGSSMVEFTVNVPGTYVLVDHSLSRAFNKGALGMLKVEGPEDKIIYSGKEVDSMYLSDKADSASGAAVGAAAAASASGSLTLEQQMAAGKALFAGTCSACHQVEGQGVPSVFPPLAKSDWMAKATAVELGGIILNGLTGKVVVNGAEYNGVMPPLSHMTDDDIANILTYVGNSWGNKKGQITQADVAKARATTPRPPGAGH; from the coding sequence ATGACGAAGTTTAAATGTCTACTAGGAACAACTTTAATAGCAATTGCAGCCGGAGCTTGCGGTGGCAAGTCTGGCGGCTCATCGGCCGGCGAAACCAAGGCCTCGGGGCCGGTGGACTCGGCCTCGATTCCAATGCCTGAGGGCGCGCCAATTATCGCGGAGCTCACGGCGCCGCCCAATGTGCCGCCGCCGATCACGCGCACCACCTCGGCCAAGGTCATCGTCAACCTCGAGGTCAAAGAGCTCGACATGCCAATCTCTGACGGCGTGTCGTATACCTTCTGGACCTACGGCGGCACGGTGCCGGGCAGCTTCATCCGCGTGCGCCAAGGCGACGTGGTTGAGTTTCACCTGCAGAACCACCCAAGCAGCAAGATGCCGCACAACATCGACCTGCACGCCGTCACCGGCCCAGGCGGCGGCGCGGCCAGCTCGTTTACCGCGCCCGGCCACGAATCACAGTTTTCGTTTCGCGCCATCAACCCCGGCTTATATGTGTATCACTGCGCCACGGCGCCGGTGCCCATGCACATCGCCAACGGCATGTACGGCCTAATCTTGGTCGAGCCGCCAGGTGGCCTGCCTCCCGTTGATCGCGAGTACTATGTGATGCAAGGCGACTTCTACACCGTCGGCAAGTACCGCGAGAAGGGCCTGCAACCGTTCGACATGCAAAAGAGCATCGACGAGCACCCAACCTACGTGCTGTTTAACGGCGCGGAAGGCTCGCTGCTCGGCGACAAGGCGCTCAAGGCCAAGGTCGGCGAGAAAGTGCGCATCTACTTCGGTGTCGGAGGTCCCAACGTCACCTCGAGCTTCCACGTCATTGGCGAAATCTTCGACCACGTCTACCTAGAAGGCGGCACCAAGACGCAAGAACAAGTTCAAACAACCATGGTGCCGTCAGGCGGCTCTTCCATGGTTGAGTTCACGGTCAACGTGCCTGGTACCTATGTCCTCGTAGATCACTCGCTGTCACGTGCCTTTAACAAAGGTGCGCTTGGCATGCTAAAAGTCGAAGGCCCCGAAGACAAGATCATTTACTCGGGCAAAGAGGTCGACTCGATGTACCTTAGCGACAAGGCCGACTCGGCCTCGGGCGCCGCCGTTGGTGCGGCCGCGGCGGCTTCGGCCTCGGGCTCGCTCACGCTTGAGCAACAAATGGCGGCTGGCAAGGCGCTGTTCGCCGGCACCTGCTCGGCTTGCCACCAAGTCGAAGGCCAAGGCGTGCCGTCGGTATTTCCGCCGCTCGCCAAGAGCGACTGGATGGCCAAGGCAACCGCGGTCGAGCTTGGCGGCATTATCCTCAACGGCCTCACCGGCAAGGTGGTCGTCAACGGCGCCGAGTACAACGGCGTCATGCCGCCTCTGTCTCACATGACCGACGACGACATTGCCAATATTCTGACCTACGTCGGCAATAGCTGGGGCAATAAAAAGGGGCAGATCACGCAGGCCGATGTCGCCAAGGCGCGGGCGACGACGCCGCGCCCACCCGGCGCCGGCCACTGA
- a CDS encoding SCO family protein, which yields MKHLITILGAALALASCKSKAKAPADAAPPPKPPVVMMGEAAAPLSEHSIYDLPFVALDAGGNKIALDALRGKPVLISMFYASCKAACPMLIAYTKRIMEAVDEPLRSELRVLMISFDAARDNPAALTHLAAEQGLNAQWLLAAAEEDQARELAAILGIKYRVIENNEFYHTSVITALDREGRPLARLEGLSGEIDAFVATVQRTAMAAEAAAVKPAATQP from the coding sequence ATGAAACACCTTATTACGATTCTAGGCGCGGCCTTGGCTCTGGCGAGTTGCAAGTCAAAGGCCAAGGCCCCCGCCGACGCCGCACCACCGCCTAAGCCACCCGTGGTCATGATGGGCGAGGCCGCCGCGCCGCTGAGCGAGCACTCGATTTATGATTTACCGTTTGTCGCGCTCGATGCTGGTGGCAACAAGATTGCCCTCGATGCGCTGCGCGGCAAGCCGGTCCTTATCTCGATGTTTTACGCCTCGTGCAAGGCCGCCTGCCCGATGCTGATCGCTTACACCAAGCGCATCATGGAGGCGGTCGACGAGCCGCTGCGCAGCGAGCTGCGCGTGCTGATGATAAGCTTCGATGCGGCGCGCGATAACCCAGCCGCGCTGACGCACTTGGCGGCCGAGCAAGGCCTTAACGCCCAGTGGCTGCTCGCGGCGGCCGAAGAAGACCAGGCGCGCGAGTTGGCGGCGATCTTAGGCATTAAATATCGCGTGATCGAGAACAACGAGTTCTATCACACGTCGGTGATCACCGCGCTCGACCGCGAAGGTCGCCCACTGGCGCGGCTCGAGGGCCTCTCCGGAGAGATCGACGCCTTCGTCGCGACGGTGCAGCGCACGGCGATGGCGGCTGAGGCCGCTGCTGTCAAACCAGCCGCAACCCAACCATAG
- a CDS encoding DUF4149 domain-containing protein gives MYGIYLLSVWLHILAAITWIGGIAFLVFVVVPWLRRSDRTIAVTFLRETGERFRAVGWICFAILLVTGTYNLWFRGVRFGDFVRSAWLHSTFGKAVVIKLALFVVVLIVSAIHDVSIGPRAALAMEQEPGSLHAERLRRKASMLGRLNALLALALVAAAVVIVRGWPW, from the coding sequence ATGTACGGAATCTACCTCCTCTCGGTTTGGCTACACATCCTGGCCGCTATCACGTGGATCGGTGGCATCGCGTTTCTCGTGTTCGTGGTGGTGCCGTGGCTACGGCGCAGCGACCGCACGATTGCGGTGACGTTCCTCCGCGAGACCGGCGAGCGCTTTCGCGCCGTGGGGTGGATCTGCTTTGCCATCTTGCTCGTCACGGGCACCTACAACTTGTGGTTTCGCGGCGTGCGCTTTGGCGATTTCGTGCGCTCAGCATGGCTACATTCGACTTTTGGAAAAGCGGTGGTGATCAAGCTCGCCCTGTTCGTGGTGGTGCTTATCGTTAGCGCCATCCACGACGTCTCGATCGGCCCGCGCGCGGCCCTTGCCATGGAGCAAGAGCCCGGTTCCTTGCACGCCGAGAGGCTCCGCCGCAAGGCCTCTATGCTCGGCCGCCTCAACGCGCTGCTCGCGCTCGCCCTCGTCGCCGCCGCCGTCGTCATCGTGCGCGGCTGGCCGTGGTAG
- a CDS encoding Crp/Fnr family transcriptional regulator, with translation MTRAATAFAGETPGELIVTWLQASHFLQGVPVAQLGKLASHARVRELRAGERLWRQADPAVTFHLIVSGLISIPRLPASGAEHTIGIFGARDSVGEIAVCQRIKYPADAIVISKTAKVIAIDAERMLADAKTCGELAHALQQSLSRHGTALLQKVQLVAVGDVKARLAGVLLHLAERFGEELADGAVLVPVALSRAALANLVSARTETVIRALRPWEVADVVITRDDGFVLRSMATLRAESAKG, from the coding sequence ATGACGCGAGCAGCCACAGCCTTTGCCGGCGAGACACCGGGCGAACTCATCGTGACGTGGCTGCAGGCGAGCCATTTTTTACAAGGCGTGCCGGTGGCGCAGCTTGGCAAGCTCGCCAGCCACGCCCGCGTCCGCGAGCTGCGCGCGGGCGAACGCTTGTGGCGGCAAGCCGATCCGGCGGTGACGTTTCATCTCATCGTCAGCGGCCTCATCTCCATTCCGCGCCTGCCCGCCTCGGGCGCCGAACATACAATTGGCATTTTTGGCGCGCGCGATAGCGTAGGCGAAATCGCGGTTTGCCAACGCATCAAATACCCCGCCGATGCCATCGTCATCTCGAAGACAGCCAAAGTGATCGCGATCGACGCCGAGCGCATGCTCGCCGATGCCAAGACGTGTGGCGAGCTCGCGCACGCCCTGCAACAGTCGCTGTCGCGGCACGGCACCGCGCTCTTGCAAAAGGTGCAGCTCGTCGCCGTGGGCGATGTCAAGGCGCGGCTTGCCGGCGTGCTGCTGCACCTTGCCGAACGCTTTGGCGAAGAGCTCGCCGACGGCGCCGTCTTGGTGCCAGTCGCGCTGTCGCGCGCGGCGCTGGCGAACTTGGTCTCGGCGCGCACCGAAACCGTGATCCGCGCGCTACGGCCGTGGGAGGTCGCCGACGTCGTCATCACGCGCGACGACGGCTTTGTCTTGCGATCGATGGCGACGCTGCGCGCCGAGTCGGCCAAGGGTTAA
- a CDS encoding cbb3-type cytochrome c oxidase subunit I, translating to MTATTSNEPTAASGASLIERVTSKFRRCPVTNLKVDPQAEMLIKVNAVVAVVCLLIGVIAAIGLVLTRWQLVHFLTAPMYYRFLTLHGLNMLIFFIIFFEMAVLYFASTLLLSARLPAAKLGWLAFGLMMIGMLLVNTMVFMGKADVLFTSYPPLKAHPIYYLGVILFAVGALIVSGMFFATIIIAKKEKAYEGGLPLVTFGALTAAIIAVITLVHGAIVYIPTFLWSLGLMEIDPQVFRMLFWGLGHSTQQINVAAMVAIWYLLAGLTVGGVVMNEKISRTAFFLYILFISMASAHHLLVDPGMGAAWKVWNTSYAMYLAVLASMIHGFTVPAGVEMGMRLRGHTQGLFGWLRRAPWGDPGFSGMWLSLVIFGFFGGVTGVTIGTEQINIIAHNTMRIPGHFHTTVVGGTALAFFAVTYYLLPLVFQKRVRFWTLAKIQPWMFGIGIVIMAVSMILMGIFGAPRRHWDSSFATSPFPMEMHPMLEVFQATMGIGGLIAATAVLIFILIAVSTVFFGKRITPEDLVNGASGLPQGVLKLPAQQHKGPEVAEAHKNGVRGTMVLVGIFFVVFALYYFTNWKLLSMAWKVG from the coding sequence ATGACCGCAACCACATCAAATGAACCAACGGCGGCCTCCGGGGCCAGCCTCATCGAGCGGGTGACCAGCAAGTTTCGCCGCTGCCCTGTTACCAACCTGAAGGTCGATCCGCAGGCCGAAATGCTCATCAAGGTCAACGCGGTCGTCGCGGTGGTCTGCCTCCTCATCGGCGTCATCGCCGCGATCGGCCTGGTGCTGACGCGCTGGCAGCTCGTGCACTTTCTGACCGCGCCGATGTACTACCGCTTCCTGACCTTGCATGGGCTCAACATGCTCATCTTCTTCATCATCTTCTTCGAGATGGCGGTGCTCTACTTCGCCTCGACGCTGCTGCTCAGCGCGCGTCTGCCCGCGGCCAAGCTCGGGTGGCTCGCGTTTGGCCTGATGATGATCGGCATGTTGCTGGTGAACACCATGGTGTTCATGGGCAAGGCCGACGTGCTCTTTACGTCATATCCGCCGCTCAAGGCGCATCCCATCTACTATCTCGGCGTCATCTTGTTCGCGGTCGGAGCACTCATCGTCTCGGGCATGTTCTTCGCGACCATCATCATCGCTAAAAAAGAGAAAGCTTATGAGGGCGGCCTGCCGCTGGTGACGTTTGGCGCGCTGACCGCCGCGATCATCGCGGTCATCACCTTGGTGCACGGCGCGATCGTCTACATTCCGACCTTTCTGTGGTCGCTCGGCCTCATGGAAATCGACCCCCAGGTGTTCCGCATGCTGTTTTGGGGCCTCGGGCACTCGACGCAGCAGATCAACGTCGCGGCGATGGTGGCGATTTGGTACCTGCTTGCCGGGCTTACGGTCGGTGGCGTGGTCATGAACGAGAAGATCAGCCGCACGGCGTTCTTCCTCTACATCTTGTTTATCTCGATGGCGTCGGCCCACCACTTGCTCGTCGATCCAGGCATGGGCGCGGCGTGGAAGGTGTGGAACACCAGCTACGCGATGTATCTCGCCGTCCTCGCCTCGATGATCCATGGCTTCACGGTGCCCGCCGGCGTCGAGATGGGCATGCGGCTGCGCGGCCATACGCAGGGCCTCTTTGGCTGGCTGCGCCGCGCGCCTTGGGGTGATCCAGGGTTCTCGGGCATGTGGCTGTCGCTGGTGATCTTTGGCTTCTTTGGCGGCGTCACCGGCGTCACCATCGGCACCGAGCAGATCAACATCATCGCGCACAACACCATGCGCATTCCCGGCCACTTTCACACCACGGTGGTCGGCGGCACGGCCTTGGCGTTCTTCGCGGTGACCTATTACTTGCTGCCGCTGGTGTTTCAGAAGCGCGTACGCTTCTGGACGCTCGCCAAGATCCAGCCGTGGATGTTCGGCATTGGCATTGTCATCATGGCGGTGTCGATGATCTTGATGGGCATCTTCGGCGCGCCGCGCCGCCACTGGGATTCGAGCTTTGCGACGTCGCCGTTTCCGATGGAGATGCACCCCATGCTCGAGGTGTTTCAGGCCACGATGGGCATTGGCGGCCTGATCGCCGCGACCGCGGTGCTCATCTTCATCCTAATCGCGGTTTCGACCGTGTTCTTTGGCAAGCGCATCACGCCGGAAGATTTAGTCAATGGCGCCTCCGGCCTGCCGCAGGGCGTGCTCAAGCTGCCGGCGCAACAACACAAGGGCCCCGAGGTTGCCGAGGCGCATAAAAACGGTGTCCGCGGCACCATGGTGCTGGTTGGCATCTTCTTCGTGGTGTTTGCGCTCTACTACTTCACCAACTGGAAGCTGCTGTCCATGGCGTGGAAGGTCGGCTAG